From the genome of Corallococcus soli:
GGGCATCGCCTTGAGCACGCGCATGGAGGCGGACACCTGCCAGGGGAAGCTCACCTCCGCCTGGCCCGCGAAGATGGCGCGGCCCATGCGCTCCACCGCGTCCTCGGTCTCCATGAGGAAGGGCATGGGGAAGCGGTTCTTCGCCGTCAGTTCGCTCTTCACGAAGCCCGGGTAGACGCAGGTGACGCTGACGCCGGTGCCCTTCAGGTCCACGCGCAGGCTCTCCAGGAAGGTGGCGAGGAAGGCCTTGGACGCCGAGTAGGCCGCGTGGCCCGACAGCCCCCGGTAGCCCGCGAGGCTGGAGATGCCCACGACGTGGCCCCGGCGGCGCTCCACCATCTGGGGCAGCACCGCGCACAGCGTGGCGGCGGCGCCGGTGACGTTGGTGTCGATGATGGCCCGCGCCTTGTCCCAGTCCATGCGCTTGCCGTGCGTGGGGCCGCCCACGCCCGCGTTGGCGACGACCAGGTCCAGGCCGCCGCACTCCGCGTCGATGGCGCGGATGCGCTCCTGCGAGGCCTCCGCGTGGTTGACGTCCATGACGACGGGCTCCACCGTGGCGCCCGCGGCCTGGGCCTCCGCGGCCAGGGCCTGCAACTGGGACAGCCGTCGTCCGGTCGCGAACACACGCAGGCCGTGCCTGGCCAGCCACAGCGCCAGTCCACGTCCCAGCCCGCTCGAGGCGCCTGTCACCAGCGCCGTCCGGTAGGTCATCTCCGCCATGCCGTCCTCCAGGGGGTGTCGCAGCCACCGCCTTGTCGCACGGTTGCGCATCCGAGGGCACGCAAAACCCCTCCTTCTGCCACCGTGGGACGAGGCGCGGCCCCCGGTGCGTGTTCACCGTTGGATGCGGAAGCGAGCGGCCATGTCCCGGTGGAACTGCATCCTCGTGGTGGACGACGATCTGGACCTGCTCCGGGCCTACCAGGAGGCGCTGGCCCTGGACGGGCACACGGCGGTGCTGGCGCGCGACGGGGCGGAGGCCCTGCGCCTCTTGAAGCAGGGGCTGCGCCCGGCGCTCATCCTGCTGGACCTGCTGATGCCCCGCATGGACGCCTGGGAGTTCCGGACGCGACAGCGCGCGGACCCGGCGCTCGCCTCCATCCCGGTCATCGTCCTGTACGCGGTGGAGACGGGCTTGAGCGCCATGAAGGCCCTGGAGGTGGAGGGCTTCCTCCAGAAGCCCGTGGACCTGGAGGTGCTCCTGCGCGCCGTGGCGCCCTACGTGGCGCGCGGCGGGTGGGGCGCCCACCCCCAATGACGGGCTAGCGGAAGGGCGGCGCCTGCTGACCCGCGAACCACTGCTTCGCGTTCACCAGGTGCAGGCCGTTGTTGCCGGGCCTCAATTCGATGCCGCCCGTCACCGCGCCCAGCGTCGTCAGGAGGGCGCCCGTGATGTTGCCCTGGACGAGGTCCAGGTGGCCTTCCAGGGAGAAGCCATCGCCCTTCGCCTTCAGCTCGCGCACCTGGAGCCCCCGCTCGTCAATCTGCACCTGCCCCGTCACCTCCACCTTCGGGATGTTGAGCAGCGAGGTGAGGAAGGAGGGCAGGCGCTTGGACGCGGTGATGAGCGCCACCAGCGGCTGCGTGTCGGTGAGCTGGCTGGAGAAGCGCGCCGACAGCACCGTGGGCGACAGCGTCAGGCTGGCGCGGGGCAGGCTGAACGTGCCGCTCCAGGCGCGGATGGGCACGGGGCCATTGGAGGAGACGTTGCTCAGCCGCAGCGTCGTGCCGGCGAGCCCCAGCTCCTTCATGTCCCATGACAGGTGCCGCGCATCCACCTCCACCTCCGCTCGCAGCAGGACCTTGTTGTTGCCCATGCGTCCGGACACGAGGTCGGTGTCCATGCGCAGCTCCAGGGAGTTGCGCTTCTTCGCTTTCGGGGACCGCTCCTCGGTGCGCACCGTGACGTGTCCGGAGTCGACCGCCAGCGTCTGCTCCAGCCACGGATTGAGCAGCCGGAGGTCCAGCGGGCGGCTCTTCGCCACGCGCAGCTCCGGCTCCAGGTCGAAGCCCGGCTGTCCTTCACGCCTCCGCGCGAGGACGGAGAGGGCGACCT
Proteins encoded in this window:
- a CDS encoding SDR family NAD(P)-dependent oxidoreductase, translated to MAEMTYRTALVTGASSGLGRGLALWLARHGLRVFATGRRLSQLQALAAEAQAAGATVEPVVMDVNHAEASQERIRAIDAECGGLDLVVANAGVGGPTHGKRMDWDKARAIIDTNVTGAAATLCAVLPQMVERRRGHVVGISSLAGYRGLSGHAAYSASKAFLATFLESLRVDLKGTGVSVTCVYPGFVKSELTAKNRFPMPFLMETEDAVERMGRAIFAGQAEVSFPWQVSASMRVLKAMPNPLFDATARRLK
- a CDS encoding response regulator, whose translation is MSRWNCILVVDDDLDLLRAYQEALALDGHTAVLARDGAEALRLLKQGLRPALILLDLLMPRMDAWEFRTRQRADPALASIPVIVLYAVETGLSAMKALEVEGFLQKPVDLEVLLRAVAPYVARGGWGAHPQ